In Propionispora vibrioides, the sequence CTTTTCTTTGTTCTGCAAATCTCGGCAGTCCGCTTCCAGAGCTTGTTTTACTTCAGCAAGCCGCTGTTCCTCCTTGAGTAGCTCAGCCATTCTTTCGGCCAAACCGGTCTTCTCAGCCAGCGCTGTTTCCGCCGCCTGGCCGGTCTGTGTAAGCTGCTCGCCGTATCCCGCCAATTCCCGGGCGTACTCCCCCTGATTGGTCAGCAGTTTAGCCATATCTTTTTCCAACGTGCCAATCTCATTACGGGCACTAACCAATTCCTGCAAATAATCAAAAGACTGTTCCTTGCAAAGCTCCAACCGGGCTTCCGCCGCCTGGATGTCCGCCGCAGTCTGCTGATAGGCATCCTGGCTTTTGGTCAGGTTCTGCTGCAGCACCAGAACCTGTTCGCGCTTTTCTGCCAGTTGGCGGCCGCTTTCCGCTAGACGGTCTTGCAAAGTTTTCGCCTGTTCCCGGTTCTGTTGCTCTTCGGCTGCTATTCGTTCGCCGACAGCCGAGCCCTGGGAGATTTTTTCAGCCAGCAAGGCAATTCGGCCTTCCAGCCGCTCGGTTTCCCGGTAAGCCTGCTGCAGGCTCTCTCCAGTTCCACGCAAGTTTTCTTCCAGTTCCGCCAGTTGAGCGGTCAGACGTTCAAGTTCGGCCTCGCCCAGCAGAACCTGATTGCCCACGGTCAGTTCTTCCTCTTTCAGAGCAAACTCCTGCAAAGTGGCGCTTTCCATCATCTGCTCCGCCTTTTTCAGCTTGTCCACCAGCAAAGTAATGCGGCAGGCCGTCAATTCCTCCTGCAGCTCTTGGTAGCGCGAAGTCCGGGCAGCACTGGCCTCCAGCGGTTCAAGCTGTAATTCGATTTCCGAAATGATATCCTCCAGGCGGACCAGATTCTGCTCCGTATCGTCCAGTTTTCGTAAAGCTTCCTTTTTCCGGTTTTTATAACGGGTAATGCCGGCAGCCTCTTCAAAAATCAGGCGCCGTTCCTCGGGTTTGCTGTTTAATATTTCATCTACCTTGTTTTGGCTGATAACCGGCATAGCTTCCCGCCCCAGTCCGGTATCGGCCAACAGGTCATGAATATCTTTTAAGCGGCAGTGTGCCTTATTAATGAAATACTCACTCTCGCCAGACCGGAAAACCCGGCGGGTAATCGTTACTTCATTAAAATCCAGCGGCAGCACGCCGTCGGTATTATCAAAAACCAGCGAAACCTCCGCCACGCCCAGCGCGCGCCGTCCGGTACTGCCGGAAAAAATAATATCTTCTACCCTGGAGCCGCGTAAATTCCGGATATTCTGCTCGCCAAGCACCCAGCGTATGGCATCGGAGATATTGCTTTTCCCGCTGCCATTGGGACCAACCACTACCGTAATGCCCGGTCCAAAATCCACTTCTGTTTTATCCGCAAATGACTTAAATCCATAAGCCTCCAACCTACGTAACAGCAACAAATTCACCACACATTCCAAACTTTTCTCAGGACAGACTTTCAGATAAAGCCTGTCCCTCTCAGCTATGTATTAAAAAACCTGTTTGCTTATTTTGCAAACAGGTCTCCGCCAATAAAAAACTTTACCGTGGCTCCACAATAAACCGGATTGCAGTCCGTTCTTCGCCCTCAATTGAAATTTCAGCAAAAGCAGGTATTGTAATGAGATCCATACCGTTTGGCGCCACAAACCCCCGTGATATGGCAATAGCCTTAATGGCCTGATTGACCGCCCCTGCCCCCACTGCCTGCACTTCTGCGGAATGCTTTTCTCTTAATACGGCAGCCAGAGCACCTGCTACAGATTTAGGACTCGATTGTGCAGATACTTTAAGGATTTCCATTAGTAAACCTCCTCATCAATAACTATTGGGGCTGTATAAACTTTCTTGTATATCAATAGGATATTCGGGAGGTTTCCTAAAAATTCCTCTTTTGTCAGCTAAGGAACTGATGATGTATTAAGCCTGCCGGTATAACGGGAAATTTTTCCATATGCCAAGCGGGGACAACCTTGAAAAAACTCAGCTATTTCAAGGTTCTATTGACACAGCCAGACGAAAAAAGCTCCGTCAGGACGCACAGTGGGAATGAATCAGTAGTTCTCTAAAGCTGACAGAGCATCTGTTTGTTTACCACATGGGAGAGACCTTCATATTCGATTATCAGTTCAC encodes:
- a CDS encoding stage V sporulation protein S yields the protein MEILKVSAQSSPKSVAGALAAVLREKHSAEVQAVGAGAVNQAIKAIAISRGFVAPNGMDLITIPAFAEISIEGEERTAIRFIVEPR